CGATTCTTCATTTTCGTGATTCAGCCGCCACGCAACCGCTCCGCGTAGAATCTTCTGAGATACTCGCCGCACAACAGCTTGTTGAACATCGGTATCAAGTCCTGATAGCGAGAGTACGGTCATGCATCCTTCGTTGACAATTCCCGGGCCATCTCCCCCGGCCAAGGGCACTTCTTGGCTCTTGTCAAGGATTGCGATTTCTGTAGCTTCATTCATTAGGCTCTTGAGGCCCTTCAGCTGTTCGGAATCTTCACCACCGTCAGCTTGTTCGAGGGTGTTTTCAAGATCTTCATAATCCCATTCCGTATCTTCCAGCAATTCGTAAGCATCTCTGAATAGTTCTCTCTGCCGGTTTGCATTTGAACGAACCCGGAGTATGGAAAGAAAATCATCCGCTGAGAAGCTGTTGAAGCGAAACCTCAGAGGAAGTATTTTCCTGTCGGGGTCAGCTTCAACGGAGAATGCAACCAGCCGGTCGCCTAATTCGTTACGCATTCCAATATATTCACTGTGTGGATCAATTACGACTACTGCTCCACCCATTTCGAGAATCCTTGAGATAATCACTGCAACTGTGTTTCCTTTTCCTCCACCAGTGATTGCCAACACAGCCAAGTGCCGCCTAATCAGCTCATCTACATTCAATCTGACGCGGACATCCTCATTCGTAAGAAGATGTCCTATTTCGATATGCCCCTGCCCAAAGGCTTCTTCAAGTAATTCTTGCGGAGCTCGGAAGACTTCTGCACCCGGTGGAGGAGAAAACCGAGGCATCTCCAGTTCGCTGGCTTCGTTGAGAAAACCGAGGATTCTTGCTTTTGCTTTTAGCACCTCACCATCCCTTAGATCACCAATCCGAGTGAGGGCCTGGAACTCTCTCGGGCTTGTAAGAATCGAGTTAGGCATGTTCTGATTTTCCAGCCCGATTTCGCTTACTGATGCTAAAACTGGTTTCTCAAGGTCCTCACATTGATAGTCGATCACCAGGTACTCGCGGAGTCTGAGTGGTGATGTGCGCACAATGCTTGGGTCAACACAGATAGCAACTTCAGTCGGCGTCGTGGTGCCAAGCAGATTTCCTATGACTTCTCTGTTACTCATTTCTTCTTCACCTAGCCAAATCTGGCCCTTCGCTGTTCATTGAATACGAATCGTGCTGCGCGCATGTCCTCTTTCGCAATGGACGAAATCATCAGTTCCATAAGTGATTCTTGTAGCGACTTTGGAATCAAGGCTTTTTTGTGGACGATATGGGAGGGCAGCAGGTAGCCGTTCCCGTCATGCATCGATGTGATAAAACGCTGAATCTCCTCAGTATAATCTTCTTGGCTTTTGAGATAGTCCAAGCGGAACACCCTGCCATGGGGTTTGAGAATGCCGAACATGGTGAGAAAATCGCCGCGGCCATCAGTCAGTATGGACTCTGATTGCAGGTGCGCCTTAACTCGGGGTACCTCAAGGTATCGAGCTTCGACTGGAGGGGTGAAACCCGTTCGGTCTCCTGCAAGCATCGCGATGGTTGAGCTATCGTTGAAATCGGTATCTATGCCCAGTTGTTTCGAAAGCAGTCGAGTTCTGGTGTCCTTTGCGGCTCCGATGAGCTTGATATCAAGGGTCTGACATTCTCGGATAAGCGTATCAAAACGTCTCATGAAGTCATGGTAGGCCTTGAAGAATTCGTAGTTGGGATTCTTGTCAGGTTCGGGTTCACGGAAGTACCTCATGATGGAGTACGGGACACCCATCGTGGCATAGCTTGCAAGCCCGTTATCCAGCACAGCGAATCCCGGTTCGTCATCGAGCAGCTCAAGAATACATTCGATTTCGAGTGTGTCTCGTTTCAATCCGACAAGGCGATCCACGTTTCTGGAGAGGGTGGTGAAGCCCGCGTCCATGTTCTCATACCATTTGGGAGGTTCACCAGGTTTGAACAACGCTGCTGCGGCTCGAACAACGTAGAGGCTCCCACCCACTAGGTTCATGAAGCCTGAACCCCCATCAACCCATGCAGAAGGGACATCGTCGAATCGAGGTTCAACATGTTGTATGTCCAAATCAACATCATCTAGTTGCTGTTGGGATTCCCGCATCTTCTCCAGCGCATTCTGTGAAAATTTGCGGATCTGCTGAAGCCAGTGATCCGTAACTTGCTCCTCTTCTTCCATCATGGGGTTCCCCCGTATCATGGGCGTTGGTTGACGCTCATAGCCTGCTGCAGTATGTCATACTAGCTGCTTGTTTTTGAGTTCTGTG
Above is a genomic segment from Candidatus Lokiarchaeota archaeon containing:
- a CDS encoding DUF87 domain-containing protein produces the protein MSNREVIGNLLGTTTPTEVAICVDPSIVRTSPLRLREYLVIDYQCEDLEKPVLASVSEIGLENQNMPNSILTSPREFQALTRIGDLRDGEVLKAKARILGFLNEASELEMPRFSPPPGAEVFRAPQELLEEAFGQGHIEIGHLLTNEDVRVRLNVDELIRRHLAVLAITGGGKGNTVAVIISRILEMGGAVVVIDPHSEYIGMRNELGDRLVAFSVEADPDRKILPLRFRFNSFSADDFLSILRVRSNANRQRELFRDAYELLEDTEWDYEDLENTLEQADGGEDSEQLKGLKSLMNEATEIAILDKSQEVPLAGGDGPGIVNEGCMTVLSLSGLDTDVQQAVVRRVSQKILRGAVAWRLNHENEES